A genome region from Thermomonospora amylolytica includes the following:
- a CDS encoding radical SAM protein produces MRPLVLIPQFFGSLVFDRRTSRYLPFDDAATAVLCRLHDAPIEAVLADSADDEREAVVRFFEHFYELGFFTVDGRFAGTVLGDVRVPPDHLVGPLAVHLEVASSCNLTCTHCFAGELPRRERRLTLAEIDRLFAEMASLGSFRLGLTGGEPLLRRDLFQIIDLALEHGLAPCVTTNGLRITEEIAREFGRRDLVWLNVSLDGATAESNDRIRGAGTFERVLERLEVLRRHARFTLAFTIMSGNVAEVEECARLAHRVGADTAVFRPLYPVGVARDHPELMPSFAEYNTALDTLARMGDDGSMDLRHIDPFGPHSRSETQSVVHQNYGCGAGNLVCSISVSGDVNPCSFLGPRFVAANVRESSLAEIWHHSAGFRAIRALPHSEPASGRGNTATFAGGCRARALVLNGSVNAPDPWITDQVSLERDPHRTVRNPLSIVDVTPRRRGSCG; encoded by the coding sequence ATGCGACCGCTGGTCCTGATCCCGCAGTTCTTCGGCAGCCTGGTGTTCGACCGGCGCACCTCGCGGTACCTGCCGTTCGACGACGCCGCCACCGCCGTGCTGTGCCGGTTGCACGACGCGCCGATCGAGGCCGTTCTCGCCGATTCCGCGGACGACGAGCGCGAAGCGGTCGTGCGGTTCTTCGAGCATTTCTACGAGCTGGGATTCTTCACCGTCGACGGCCGGTTCGCCGGGACCGTTCTCGGCGATGTGCGCGTTCCGCCGGACCATCTGGTGGGGCCGCTGGCGGTGCACCTGGAGGTCGCCTCGTCGTGCAACCTGACCTGCACCCACTGCTTCGCCGGTGAACTGCCGCGCCGGGAGCGGCGGCTGACCCTGGCGGAGATCGACCGGCTGTTCGCCGAGATGGCCTCGCTGGGCAGCTTCCGGCTCGGGCTGACCGGCGGGGAGCCGCTGCTGCGCAGGGACCTCTTCCAGATCATCGACCTGGCGCTGGAGCACGGGCTGGCGCCCTGCGTCACCACCAACGGGCTGCGGATCACCGAGGAGATCGCCCGCGAGTTCGGCAGGCGCGACCTGGTGTGGCTGAACGTCAGCCTGGACGGCGCCACTGCGGAGTCCAACGACCGGATCCGCGGCGCGGGCACGTTCGAGCGGGTGCTGGAACGGCTGGAGGTGCTGCGCCGGCACGCCCGGTTCACCCTGGCGTTCACGATCATGAGCGGCAACGTGGCCGAGGTCGAGGAGTGCGCCCGGCTCGCCCACCGGGTCGGCGCCGACACCGCCGTGTTCCGCCCGCTGTACCCGGTGGGCGTGGCCCGCGACCACCCGGAGCTGATGCCGAGCTTCGCCGAGTACAACACCGCCCTCGACACGCTGGCGCGGATGGGGGACGACGGGTCCATGGACCTGCGGCACATCGACCCGTTCGGCCCGCACTCGCGGAGCGAGACCCAGTCCGTCGTCCACCAGAACTACGGGTGCGGCGCCGGCAACCTGGTCTGCTCGATCTCGGTGTCCGGCGACGTCAACCCGTGCAGCTTCCTGGGGCCGCGGTTCGTGGCCGCCAACGTGCGCGAGTCGTCGCTGGCCGAGATCTGGCACCACAGCGCCGGGTTCCGGGCGATCCGGGCGCTGCCGCACTCCGAGCCGGCCAGCGGGCGGGGCAACACCGCCACGTTCGCCGGGGGCTGCCGGGCCCGCGCGCTGGTGCTGAACGGGTCGGTCAACGCTCCCGACCCGTGGATCACCGACCAGGTGAGCCTGGAACGGGACCCGCACCGGACGGTCCGCAACCCGCTGTCCATCGTCGACGTGACCCCGCGCCGCCGGGGCTCGTGCGGGTGA
- a CDS encoding SUMF1/EgtB/PvdO family nonheme iron enzyme gives MDPETVGDPRELLALARELEAAGDRHRAATAYDRAHGLDPADPEIAEARAALLDSLAVVEHGITFRYVPGGTFLMGSETGEPDERPVHPVRLPHYWLSEAPISWAAYCALMDCEPPPDGSPRGGDDDFGFFLENKIRLQYCEDATTRAVDWHAHAAPHKWYSGDREIDSRDIFGTPPREDPERPWRYDTKPMVSVSWEQAAEMGRRLTTGRAVYRLPTEAEWERAARGGLIGRRYPWGDEPPTPERCDFDRFDEFSVLPSRRLPPNGYGLYAMSGSVWEWTADWYDARYYAHSPEADPTGPAEGQEKVLRGGSWADCADVVTVSFRMSCAVGDHGNYMSPTIGFRLCRREPRTRR, from the coding sequence ATGGACCCGGAGACCGTCGGCGACCCCCGCGAACTGCTGGCGCTGGCGCGGGAACTGGAGGCGGCGGGGGACCGGCACCGCGCCGCGACCGCCTACGACCGGGCCCACGGGCTCGACCCGGCCGACCCCGAGATCGCCGAGGCCCGCGCCGCGCTGCTGGACTCGCTGGCCGTGGTGGAGCACGGCATCACGTTCCGCTACGTCCCCGGCGGCACCTTCCTGATGGGCTCCGAGACCGGGGAGCCGGACGAGCGGCCGGTGCATCCGGTGCGCCTGCCGCACTACTGGCTGTCGGAGGCCCCGATCAGCTGGGCCGCCTACTGCGCGCTCATGGACTGCGAGCCGCCCCCGGACGGGTCGCCCCGCGGTGGGGACGACGACTTCGGCTTCTTCCTCGAGAACAAGATCCGCCTCCAGTACTGCGAGGACGCCACCACCCGCGCGGTCGACTGGCACGCCCACGCCGCCCCGCACAAGTGGTACAGCGGCGACCGGGAGATCGACTCGCGGGACATCTTCGGCACCCCGCCGCGCGAGGACCCCGAGCGGCCCTGGCGGTACGACACCAAGCCGATGGTCAGCGTCTCCTGGGAGCAGGCCGCGGAGATGGGCCGTCGCCTGACCACCGGGCGGGCCGTCTACCGGCTGCCCACCGAGGCCGAGTGGGAACGGGCCGCCCGCGGCGGGCTGATCGGCCGCCGCTACCCGTGGGGCGACGAGCCGCCCACGCCGGAGCGGTGCGACTTCGACCGCTTCGACGAGTTCTCCGTCCTGCCGTCGCGCCGCCTGCCGCCCAACGGGTACGGCCTGTACGCGATGTCGGGCTCGGTGTGGGAGTGGACGGCCGACTGGTACGACGCCCGGTACTACGCCCACAGCCCGGAGGCCGACCCGACCGGACCGGCCGAGGGACAGGAGAAGGTGCTGCGCGGCGGATCCTGGGCGGACTGCGCCGATGTGGTCACGGTGTCGTTCCGGATGTCCTGCGCGGTGGGCGACCACGGCAACTACATGAGCCCCACCATCGGCTTCCGGCTGTGCCGCCGGGAGCCACGGACCCGGCGCTAG
- a CDS encoding ABC transporter permease — translation MRPLRRAGSRHRDAMAALGVRPPRLRPWDLGRESVTSTLRHPGRSLLTALGTVLGAAAFVSTLGLGSTLEHQVSESFDVRRATEVLVRPGQAGLAADWHSERRLARLRELNGVAAAGRRILLEEQPVRRFAAFTAEQSRIKLMGADPGALRAMRPRITAGRAYGDFHERRAAPVVMLPAPLARQLGVTRIGTAIFIGDRPYTVIGVYDQVARRPEAMLALLVPARTADPLAAGAGQAERDVLVATVPGAAQTISAQAPLALRPEGPGALEAVAPPDPRTLRREIEGDVTRISLMLSVVVMAMGTVSIGNAATAGIAARIPEIGLRRSVGGRPSHIFLQLLGETSLLGGFGGVTGALTGVAVISGVSLWNGWTPVIDLGVAVAASLGGAAAGTVAGLLPAVRAMRIEPVAALQR, via the coding sequence ATGAGGCCGCTGCGGCGGGCCGGGTCCCGCCACCGGGACGCCATGGCGGCGCTGGGGGTGCGCCCGCCGCGGCTGCGGCCGTGGGACCTGGGCCGCGAGTCGGTGACCTCGACGCTGCGGCATCCGGGCCGGTCGCTGCTGACCGCGCTGGGCACGGTGCTGGGCGCGGCGGCGTTCGTGTCCACCCTGGGCCTGGGGTCCACGCTGGAGCACCAGGTGTCGGAGTCGTTCGACGTGCGGCGGGCCACCGAGGTGCTGGTGCGGCCCGGGCAGGCGGGGCTGGCCGCGGACTGGCACTCCGAGCGGCGGCTGGCGCGGCTGCGGGAACTGAACGGGGTGGCGGCGGCGGGCCGGCGGATCCTGCTGGAGGAGCAGCCGGTACGGCGGTTCGCCGCCTTCACCGCCGAGCAGTCCCGCATCAAGCTGATGGGCGCCGATCCGGGGGCGCTGCGCGCGATGCGACCGCGGATCACTGCGGGCCGCGCCTACGGGGACTTCCACGAACGGCGGGCGGCGCCGGTGGTGATGCTGCCCGCGCCGCTGGCCCGGCAGCTGGGGGTGACCCGGATCGGCACGGCGATCTTCATCGGCGACCGTCCGTACACCGTGATCGGCGTGTACGACCAGGTGGCGCGGCGGCCGGAGGCGATGCTGGCGCTGCTGGTCCCGGCGCGGACCGCCGATCCGCTGGCCGCCGGGGCCGGGCAGGCCGAACGGGACGTGCTGGTGGCGACGGTGCCGGGCGCGGCCCAGACGATCAGCGCCCAGGCGCCGCTGGCGCTGCGCCCGGAGGGACCCGGGGCGCTGGAGGCGGTCGCCCCGCCGGATCCGCGGACGCTGCGCCGGGAGATCGAGGGGGACGTGACCCGGATCAGCCTGATGCTCAGCGTGGTGGTGATGGCGATGGGCACGGTGTCCATCGGCAACGCCGCGACCGCGGGCATCGCCGCCCGGATCCCGGAGATCGGGCTGCGCCGTTCGGTGGGCGGCCGGCCGTCGCACATCTTCCTGCAACTGCTCGGGGAGACGTCGCTGCTGGGCGGGTTCGGCGGGGTGACGGGGGCGCTGACCGGGGTGGCGGTGATCTCCGGGGTGTCGCTGTGGAACGGCTGGACCCCGGTGATCGATCTGGGGGTGGCGGTGGCGGCGTCGCTGGGCGGCGCGGCGGCCGGCACGGTGGCGGGCCTGCTCCCGGCGGTCCGGGCGATGCGGATCGAGCCGGTGGCGGCGTTGCAGCGCTGA
- a CDS encoding ABC transporter ATP-binding protein, with protein sequence MAEADGAALLRLDGVSRVYDDGFPVHALRPTTLDIARGAYVTITGPSGSGKSTLLNLLGLLDTPTAGSYRVDGVELCGAAEVLRNAVRGQMFGFVFQAFHLLPGRTALENVEIGMLYGPHGRRARRALATEAMERIGLTHRLHADPRTLSGGERQRVAIARAIAARPRVLFCDEPTGNLDSANTANVLELLRELCRAGLTVVVVTHEPEVAAAGEQRLRVVDGVVGPA encoded by the coding sequence GTGGCCGAGGCTGACGGCGCCGCACTGCTGCGGCTGGACGGGGTGAGCCGGGTCTACGACGACGGCTTCCCGGTGCACGCGCTGCGCCCGACGACCCTGGACATCGCCCGCGGCGCGTACGTGACGATCACCGGCCCGTCCGGCTCGGGCAAGTCGACGCTGCTCAACCTGCTGGGGCTGCTGGACACCCCGACCGCGGGGTCCTACCGGGTGGACGGGGTGGAGCTGTGCGGCGCCGCCGAGGTGCTGCGGAACGCGGTGCGGGGGCAGATGTTCGGCTTCGTGTTCCAGGCGTTCCATCTGCTGCCCGGGCGGACCGCGCTGGAGAACGTGGAGATCGGCATGCTGTACGGGCCGCACGGCCGCCGGGCGCGGCGCGCGCTCGCCACGGAGGCGATGGAACGGATCGGGCTGACGCACCGGCTGCACGCCGACCCGCGCACGCTGTCCGGCGGGGAGCGGCAGCGGGTGGCGATCGCCCGGGCCATCGCCGCCCGCCCGCGGGTGCTGTTCTGCGACGAGCCGACCGGGAACCTGGACTCGGCCAACACCGCGAACGTGCTGGAACTGCTGCGGGAGCTGTGCCGGGCCGGGCTGACCGTGGTGGTGGTGACCCACGAGCCGGAGGTCGCCGCCGCCGGCGAGCAGCGGCTCCGGGTGGTCGACGGGGTCGTGGGACCGGCATGA
- a CDS encoding peptidoglycan-binding domain-containing protein, whose amino-acid sequence MSEPEEEPGVPGGRTVRRGRRAGVAVFAAVVVSLAVGGVVVGPRLKSPAQVVADAAPPEASVVTAVAEERRLTEPVILRGRVKPGPSVPLRPPAAAVGEASVVTSVPVRKGDRLREGQVLLVRSGEPMFVVRMPFALYRDILPGMTGPDVAEIQRVLRRLGYRTGARGAYDEVTQAAVDRLYRDRGHRAPRSAAPDTGGGGDGSDGGDGGGEPDPGGREPSPQADAPASGPVLARSAVLRVDRTGRRVTRVRVKVGSVLSDARSPLVELDGGDPYLETLATAEQVDLLREGLRAQVTDDVAGRRAEAEIVSVGRSVVNGGQGEESGFRIRLEFTGAPLEPAEDRTVRVDVGAADGSAEVLAVPVTAVFSRPDGGTQVTVLGPGGRRTDVTVTAGKMAGGWVEITDAVPDGVLGPGTSVVVSESNLGGTGGRG is encoded by the coding sequence ATGAGCGAGCCGGAGGAGGAGCCCGGCGTTCCCGGTGGCCGGACGGTGCGGCGGGGGCGGCGGGCCGGGGTGGCGGTGTTCGCGGCGGTCGTGGTGTCGCTGGCGGTGGGCGGTGTGGTGGTCGGCCCGCGGTTGAAGTCGCCCGCGCAGGTGGTGGCCGACGCGGCGCCGCCGGAGGCGTCGGTGGTCACCGCCGTGGCGGAGGAACGGCGGCTGACCGAGCCGGTGATCCTGCGCGGCAGGGTCAAGCCGGGGCCGAGCGTCCCGCTGCGTCCCCCGGCGGCGGCGGTGGGCGAGGCCAGCGTCGTGACCTCGGTGCCGGTGCGCAAGGGCGACCGGCTCCGGGAGGGGCAGGTGCTGCTGGTCCGTTCGGGCGAGCCGATGTTCGTCGTCCGGATGCCGTTCGCGCTCTACCGCGACATCCTGCCCGGGATGACCGGCCCGGACGTGGCCGAGATCCAGCGGGTCCTGCGGCGGCTCGGCTACCGCACCGGGGCGCGCGGCGCATATGACGAGGTCACCCAGGCGGCGGTGGACAGGTTGTACCGCGACCGCGGGCACCGCGCCCCGCGTTCGGCCGCGCCGGACACCGGCGGCGGCGGTGACGGCAGCGACGGCGGCGACGGCGGCGGCGAGCCGGACCCCGGCGGCCGGGAGCCGTCGCCTCAGGCGGACGCGCCCGCCTCGGGGCCGGTGCTCGCCCGCTCGGCCGTACTGCGGGTGGACCGCACCGGGCGGCGCGTCACCCGGGTCCGGGTCAAGGTCGGGTCGGTGCTGTCGGACGCCCGGAGCCCGCTGGTGGAACTGGACGGCGGCGACCCGTACCTGGAGACGCTGGCCACCGCCGAGCAGGTGGACCTGCTGCGCGAGGGGCTGCGGGCACAGGTCACCGACGACGTGGCGGGCCGCCGGGCCGAGGCGGAGATCGTCTCGGTGGGGCGCAGCGTGGTGAACGGCGGGCAGGGCGAGGAGAGCGGGTTCCGGATCCGGCTGGAGTTCACCGGCGCGCCACTCGAACCGGCCGAGGACCGGACCGTCCGCGTCGACGTGGGCGCGGCCGACGGCTCCGCCGAGGTGCTGGCGGTGCCGGTGACCGCGGTGTTCTCCCGCCCGGACGGCGGCACCCAGGTGACCGTCCTCGGCCCCGGCGGGCGGCGCACCGACGTGACGGTCACCGCCGGGAAGATGGCCGGCGGCTGGGTGGAGATCACCGACGCGGTGCCGGACGGCGTGCTCGGCCCCGGCACCTCCGTCGTGGTGAGCGAGAGCAACCTCGGAGGCACCGGTGGCCGAGGCTGA
- a CDS encoding permease-like cell division protein FtsX: MNTQRRLRDALTAVGDTLGPRDVPELRLPPERPRASRRAAPLAVAAALAAVTAGTFVAFAPAGGDGREPAARPSRTAASAPVHERNLSVFLCGRDSGNPACGRRDVTAAQRADVQRRLAALPEVRSVTFESAQQATERLRTRIAENPGTTASLQPGSVPAVFRVVLRAPERYAAVAAAIAALPGVDVIVPGHPLAVPRR; the protein is encoded by the coding sequence ATGAACACGCAGCGGCGCCTGCGCGACGCGCTCACCGCGGTCGGCGACACGCTCGGCCCGCGGGACGTCCCGGAACTGCGGCTGCCGCCGGAACGGCCCCGCGCCTCCCGGCGAGCCGCCCCCCTCGCGGTGGCGGCGGCGCTGGCGGCCGTCACCGCCGGAACGTTCGTGGCGTTCGCCCCGGCGGGCGGCGACGGCCGTGAACCGGCGGCCCGCCCCTCCCGGACGGCGGCCTCCGCGCCGGTCCACGAGCGGAACCTGTCGGTCTTCCTGTGCGGACGTGACTCCGGCAACCCCGCCTGCGGGCGACGCGACGTCACCGCCGCCCAGCGCGCGGACGTCCAACGGCGGCTGGCCGCCCTTCCCGAGGTCAGGTCGGTCACGTTCGAGTCGGCGCAGCAGGCCACCGAACGTCTGCGCACCCGCATCGCCGAGAATCCCGGGACCACCGCGTCCCTGCAGCCGGGGAGCGTCCCGGCGGTGTTCCGGGTGGTGCTGCGCGCCCCCGAACGGTACGCGGCGGTCGCGGCCGCGATCGCGGCGCTGCCGGGGGTGGACGTGATCGTGCCCGGCCATCCGCTGGCCGTGCCACGGCGGTGA
- a CDS encoding RNA polymerase sigma factor, translating into MEAEAVVFGRAMDGHSEDVATAVTALYEGHALGLMRLALVMVGDRPTAEDVVQEAFLGLYRRWPHLRDRDRALTYARSAVLNGCRNVLRRRRLPFRAEHLPPIWSAEAAAIVGEDRREVMTALHRLPARQREALVLRYFCELSEAEIAETMRISRGTVKSTTSRAMATLARMLREVQ; encoded by the coding sequence ATGGAGGCTGAAGCAGTGGTGTTCGGCCGGGCGATGGACGGGCATTCCGAGGACGTCGCGACGGCGGTCACCGCCCTCTACGAGGGGCATGCCCTCGGGTTGATGAGGCTGGCGCTGGTGATGGTCGGCGACCGGCCCACCGCCGAGGACGTCGTTCAGGAGGCGTTCCTCGGCCTGTACCGGCGGTGGCCGCACCTGCGGGACCGGGACCGGGCGCTGACCTATGCCCGGTCGGCGGTCCTCAACGGGTGCCGCAACGTGCTGCGGCGCCGCCGGCTGCCGTTCCGGGCCGAGCACCTGCCGCCGATCTGGTCGGCGGAGGCCGCGGCGATCGTGGGCGAGGACCGCCGCGAGGTGATGACCGCGCTGCACCGCCTGCCCGCCCGCCAGCGCGAGGCCCTGGTGCTGCGCTACTTCTGCGAGCTGTCCGAGGCGGAGATCGCCGAGACGATGCGGATCAGCCGGGGCACCGTCAAGTCCACCACCTCGCGGGCGATGGCCACGCTGGCCCGGATGCTCAGGGAGGTCCAATGA
- a CDS encoding ATP-dependent Clp protease ATP-binding subunit: MFERFTDRARRVVVLAQEEARMLNHNYIGTEHILLGLIHEGEGVAAKALESLGISLEAVRQQVEEIIGQGQQAPSGHIPFTPRAKKVLELSLREALQLGHNYIGTEHILLGLIREGEGVAAQVLVKLGADLNRVRQQVIQLLHGYQGKEPAAAGPAESAPQGSAVLDQFGRNLTQAAREGKLDPVIGRDKEIERVMQVLSRRTKNNPVLIGEPGVGKTAVVEGLAQKIVKGEVPETLKDKQLYTLDLGALVAGSRYRGDFEERLKKVLKEIRTRGDIILFIDEIHTLVGAGAAEGAIDAASILKPMLARGELQTVGATTLDEYRRYLEKDAALERRFQPVQVAEPSLAHTIEILKGLRDRYEAHHRVSITDGALVAAAQLADRYISDRFLPDKAIDLIDEAGSRMRIRRMTAPPDLREYDEKIAGVRREKESAIDAQDFEKAAALRDTEKQLLSAKAQREKEWKAGDMDVVAEVTEELIAEVLATATGIPVFKLTEEETSRLLRMEEELHKRVIGQEDAIRALSQSIRRTRAGLKDPKRPGGSFIFAGPSGVGKTELSKTLAEFLFGDEDALIQLDMSEFMEKHTVSRLFGSPPGYVGYEEGGQLTEKVRRKPFSVVLFDEIEKAHPDIFNSLLQILEDGRLTDAQGRVVDFKNTVIIMTTNLGTRDISKGQSLGFTRADDHAGDYERMKAKVQEELKQHFRPEFLNRVDDIVVFHQLTPKEIIQIVDLMIARVDERLRDRDMGIELKPAAKDLLATRGYDPVLGARPLRRTIQREIEDALSEKILYGDLKAGQIVIVDTEGEGEGATFTFKGVPKPAGVPDTPPPVEGAINFNKD, encoded by the coding sequence ATGTTCGAGAGGTTCACCGACCGCGCGCGGCGGGTCGTCGTCCTGGCCCAGGAAGAGGCCCGGATGCTCAACCACAACTACATCGGGACCGAGCACATCCTTTTGGGTTTGATCCATGAGGGTGAGGGTGTGGCGGCGAAGGCTCTGGAGAGCCTGGGGATCAGTCTTGAGGCGGTGCGGCAGCAGGTCGAGGAGATCATCGGCCAGGGGCAGCAGGCGCCGTCGGGGCATATCCCGTTCACGCCGCGGGCCAAGAAGGTGTTGGAGCTGTCGCTGCGTGAGGCGTTGCAGCTGGGTCACAACTACATCGGGACCGAGCACATCCTTTTGGGGTTGATCCGGGAGGGTGAGGGTGTTGCGGCGCAGGTGCTGGTGAAGCTGGGTGCGGATCTGAACCGGGTGCGGCAGCAGGTGATCCAGTTGCTGCACGGCTACCAGGGCAAGGAGCCCGCCGCCGCGGGGCCGGCCGAGTCGGCGCCGCAGGGGTCGGCGGTCCTGGACCAGTTCGGGCGCAACCTGACCCAGGCCGCCCGTGAGGGCAAGCTGGACCCGGTGATCGGCCGGGACAAGGAGATCGAGCGGGTCATGCAGGTGCTGTCCCGCCGCACCAAGAACAACCCGGTGCTGATCGGTGAGCCCGGCGTCGGCAAGACGGCCGTGGTGGAGGGCCTGGCGCAGAAGATCGTCAAGGGCGAGGTGCCGGAGACCCTCAAGGACAAGCAGCTCTACACGCTGGACCTGGGCGCGCTGGTGGCCGGGTCGCGTTACCGCGGTGACTTCGAGGAGCGCCTGAAGAAGGTGCTCAAGGAGATCCGCACCCGCGGCGACATCATCCTGTTCATCGACGAGATCCACACCCTGGTGGGCGCGGGTGCCGCCGAGGGCGCCATCGACGCGGCGTCGATCCTGAAGCCGATGCTGGCGCGCGGCGAGCTGCAGACCGTGGGCGCCACGACGCTCGACGAGTACCGCCGCTACCTGGAGAAGGACGCGGCGCTGGAACGGCGTTTCCAGCCGGTGCAGGTGGCCGAACCCTCGCTCGCGCACACGATCGAGATCTTGAAGGGTCTGCGGGACCGCTACGAGGCGCATCATCGGGTGTCGATCACTGATGGGGCGTTGGTGGCGGCGGCGCAGTTGGCGGATCGGTACATCTCGGACCGGTTCCTGCCGGACAAGGCGATCGATTTGATCGATGAGGCCGGGTCGCGGATGCGGATTCGGCGGATGACGGCGCCGCCGGATCTGCGGGAGTACGACGAGAAGATCGCCGGGGTGCGCCGGGAGAAGGAATCGGCGATCGACGCGCAGGACTTTGAGAAGGCCGCCGCGCTGCGCGACACCGAAAAGCAGCTGCTGAGTGCGAAGGCGCAGCGGGAGAAGGAGTGGAAGGCCGGCGACATGGACGTGGTCGCCGAGGTCACCGAGGAGCTGATCGCCGAGGTCCTGGCCACGGCGACGGGGATTCCGGTGTTCAAGCTGACCGAGGAGGAGACCTCCCGGCTGCTGCGGATGGAAGAGGAGCTGCACAAGCGGGTGATCGGCCAGGAGGACGCCATCCGCGCCCTGTCGCAGTCGATCCGCCGCACCCGCGCGGGGCTGAAGGACCCCAAGCGGCCGGGTGGCTCGTTCATCTTCGCCGGCCCGTCGGGGGTCGGGAAGACCGAGCTGTCCAAGACGCTGGCGGAGTTCTTGTTCGGGGACGAGGACGCCCTGATCCAGCTGGACATGAGCGAGTTCATGGAAAAGCACACCGTCTCGCGGCTGTTCGGCTCCCCGCCCGGCTACGTCGGGTACGAGGAGGGCGGGCAGCTGACCGAGAAGGTGCGGCGCAAGCCGTTCTCGGTGGTGCTGTTCGATGAGATCGAAAAGGCCCACCCCGACATCTTCAACAGCCTGCTGCAGATCCTCGAAGACGGGCGGCTGACCGACGCGCAGGGCCGGGTGGTGGACTTCAAGAACACCGTGATCATCATGACCACCAACCTGGGCACCCGCGACATCTCCAAGGGCCAGTCCCTCGGCTTCACGAGGGCTGATGACCACGCCGGGGACTACGAGCGGATGAAGGCCAAGGTGCAAGAAGAGCTCAAGCAGCACTTCCGCCCCGAGTTCCTCAACCGGGTCGATGACATCGTGGTGTTCCACCAGCTCACCCCCAAGGAGATCATCCAGATCGTCGACCTGATGATCGCCCGCGTCGACGAACGGCTGCGGGACCGGGACATGGGCATCGAACTCAAGCCCGCCGCCAAGGACCTGCTGGCCACCCGCGGCTACGACCCGGTACTCGGCGCCCGGCCGCTGCGCCGCACCATCCAGCGGGAGATCGAGGACGCCCTGTCGGAGAAGATCCTGTACGGCGACCTGAAGGCCGGACAGATCGTCATCGTCGACACCGAAGGCGAGGGCGAGGGCGCCACGTTCACCTTCAAGGGCGTGCCCAAGCCCGCCGGCGTCCCCGACACCCCACCCCCCGTCGAAGGCGCCATCAACTTCAACAAGGACTGA
- a CDS encoding RrF2 family transcriptional regulator: MRLTRFTDLALRIAMRLAVADPAEVYTTRQVAEAVNAPYTHVAKVVGRLSELGVVEARRGRGGGLVLTERGRDASIGALMRELEGVGDVAGCEDSPPCPLRSACRLRDALRRAQEAFYAALDPVTVRDLVDGPSEPVLVRLLDRRP; this comes from the coding sequence GTGCGGCTCACGAGGTTCACGGATCTGGCGCTGCGGATCGCCATGCGGCTGGCGGTGGCCGACCCCGCCGAGGTCTACACCACCCGCCAAGTCGCCGAGGCCGTGAACGCCCCGTACACCCATGTGGCCAAGGTGGTCGGCCGGCTGAGCGAGCTCGGCGTGGTGGAGGCCCGGCGCGGGCGCGGCGGCGGGCTGGTGCTGACCGAGCGCGGCCGCGACGCCTCGATCGGCGCTCTGATGCGCGAGCTGGAGGGCGTGGGCGACGTGGCGGGCTGCGAGGACTCCCCGCCCTGCCCGCTGCGGTCGGCCTGCCGGCTGCGCGACGCGCTGCGCCGCGCCCAGGAGGCGTTCTACGCGGCCCTGGACCCGGTGACGGTGCGCGATCTGGTGGACGGCCCCTCCGAGCCGGTGCTGGTCCGGCTGCTGGACCGGCGTCCCTAG